The following coding sequences lie in one Dehalococcoidia bacterium genomic window:
- a CDS encoding RidA family protein — MSEKEIINPGWEHFRKLTFSPAVRRGNLLFISGTTATDDEGNLVGEGDIVAQTRQIFLRIGKILEAAGATYDDIVMTTDYITTTEGYRATADVRREFFKNGFPASTGVIVAGLLRKGALIEIDAVAVLPDSK, encoded by the coding sequence ATGAGCGAAAAGGAGATCATCAATCCCGGCTGGGAGCATTTCCGAAAGCTAACCTTCTCCCCCGCCGTCCGGCGCGGCAACTTGCTCTTCATCTCCGGCACCACCGCCACCGACGACGAAGGCAATCTCGTCGGCGAAGGCGATATCGTCGCTCAGACGCGCCAGATTTTCCTCCGCATCGGCAAAATTCTCGAAGCCGCTGGCGCAACCTACGATGACATTGTCATGACGACAGACTACATCACGACGACCGAAGGGTATCGTGCTACCGCCGACGTTCGCCGAGAGTTCTTCAAGAACGGTTTCCCCGCCTCGACCGGCGTCATCGTCGCCGGGCTCCTCCGCAAAGGCGCCTTGATCGAGATCGACGCCGTCGCTGTTCTGCCGGACTCAAAGTGA
- a CDS encoding MaoC family dehydratase, which translates to MTDEKYFEDFRIGDRFRVPSKTINEAHFLLFSAITGDTHPIHYDVEYAKTTRFGRPVAHGYLVTVLTAMGASNLNWAIEQTIVAFVEQSSRFLKPVFVGDTLTPQGEVIELIPGRRQGTVKFRTWVTNQHGDIVLEGTQTYLIKRRQPLDSAADGSASPA; encoded by the coding sequence GTGACCGACGAAAAGTATTTCGAAGACTTTCGGATCGGCGATCGTTTTCGGGTGCCGTCGAAAACCATCAATGAAGCGCACTTTCTGCTCTTCTCGGCGATCACCGGCGACACCCATCCCATCCATTACGACGTCGAATATGCCAAGACCACCCGCTTCGGTCGTCCGGTCGCTCACGGCTACCTTGTCACCGTGCTCACCGCAATGGGCGCGAGCAACCTGAACTGGGCGATCGAGCAGACCATTGTCGCCTTCGTTGAGCAGTCCTCCCGCTTCCTCAAGCCTGTCTTCGTCGGCGACACCCTCACGCCGCAGGGCGAAGTGATCGAATTGATCCCGGGGCGCCGGCAAGGGACAGTGAAGTTTCGAACGTGGGTCACCAACCAGCACGGCGATATCGTCCTCGAAGGGACGCAAACGTATCTCATCAAGCGGCGGCAGCCGCTGGATAGTGCCGCTGACGGGTCGGCGTCGCCCGCGTAG
- the clpS gene encoding ATP-dependent Clp protease adapter ClpS, giving the protein MPAHALITETAPATRHWSEVLPPYRVILHNDDVNSMDYVVAVLLRAIPGLSPEQAVAIMLEAHHTGRATVIICPLEQAELYRDRLESAGLTSTIEPAT; this is encoded by the coding sequence ATGCCGGCACACGCATTGATCACCGAAACCGCTCCAGCAACGAGGCACTGGAGCGAAGTGCTCCCGCCCTACCGGGTCATCCTTCATAACGACGACGTCAATTCGATGGACTACGTCGTCGCCGTGCTGCTCCGCGCTATCCCTGGCCTCTCTCCTGAGCAGGCAGTGGCCATTATGCTCGAGGCGCACCATACCGGCCGCGCCACCGTCATCATCTGCCCCTTGGAGCAAGCGGAGCTGTATCGCGACCGGCTCGAGAGCGCGGGGCTCACCAGCACGATCGAGCCCGCCACGTAA
- a CDS encoding SCO1664 family protein: MVPESALRILRDAELANRQPVLWGSNGVWLVELLHEGVAAGRAIYKPRAGEAPLWDFPDGTLYRREYAAYLTSRALGWAFVPPTVIRDGPLGVGSVQWYIEHESGLTALRDCLLDQLRLIALFDYLTNNADRKAAHCLLDRNGRVWAIDHGLTFHCEPKQRTVLSQFFGKPVPAEELARLRRWRNDTAAVTRLRRALGDLLAPAEVDDFFKRLDRVLERGVIPEGRGRSAWYWW; encoded by the coding sequence ATGGTCCCCGAGAGCGCCCTTCGCATCCTGCGCGACGCCGAACTGGCCAATCGGCAGCCCGTCCTGTGGGGGTCGAACGGCGTGTGGCTTGTTGAGCTGCTCCATGAGGGAGTAGCAGCAGGACGCGCGATCTACAAGCCGCGCGCCGGCGAGGCGCCGCTGTGGGATTTTCCCGATGGCACTCTCTACCGCCGCGAGTACGCCGCCTACCTGACCTCTCGAGCGCTTGGCTGGGCGTTCGTCCCCCCGACGGTCATCCGCGACGGGCCGCTCGGTGTCGGCTCGGTCCAATGGTATATCGAGCATGAAAGCGGGCTGACCGCTCTCCGGGACTGCCTTCTCGACCAACTCCGGCTCATCGCGCTCTTCGACTACCTGACCAACAACGCCGACCGGAAGGCGGCGCACTGTCTTCTCGACCGCAACGGCCGCGTCTGGGCGATCGATCACGGCCTAACGTTCCACTGCGAGCCGAAGCAGCGCACGGTTCTTTCTCAGTTCTTTGGGAAGCCGGTCCCGGCCGAAGAACTCGCGCGGTTACGGCGATGGCGGAACGACACGGCGGCAGTCACGCGGTTGCGCCGTGCCCTCGGCGACCTTCTCGCCCCCGCAGAGGTGGACGACTTCTTCAAGCGGCTCGACCGCGTGCTCGAGCGCGGGGTCATCCCGGAAGGCCGCGGCAGAAGCGCGTGGTATTGGTGGTAA
- a CDS encoding cobalamin-binding protein codes for MVPQRIVSLLPSATEIVYALGLGDRLVAVTHECDYPEAAATKPRATYSLVKHESLTALEIDIAVRDALQNEGTLYDLDRALLETLRPDLILTQQVCDVCAVSFDRVCVAAPSFGDPQIVSLNPHHLHDVLDNILLVGRVTGTEERACALVDEAYRRIGRVATIAAGLRVRPRTVVLEWLDPPYRAGHWTPEIVHLAGGDDHVGRPGQDATVVDWQEVLAFAPEVIIIAQCGFDLARSMTEARRVRWPAGWEAVPAVRAGRVYVVDGNSYLSRPGPRIVDSLELVAEILHPEAFAGLAPAGSYCRLTF; via the coding sequence ATGGTCCCCCAGCGAATTGTCTCGTTACTGCCGAGCGCGACTGAGATTGTCTATGCCCTTGGTCTTGGCGATCGTCTCGTGGCAGTCACGCACGAGTGCGACTACCCCGAAGCGGCCGCCACCAAACCGCGCGCAACGTACAGTCTGGTGAAGCACGAGTCGCTCACCGCGCTTGAGATCGATATCGCCGTGCGCGACGCGCTGCAGAACGAGGGGACCCTCTACGACCTCGACCGCGCCTTGCTCGAAACACTCCGTCCCGACCTGATCTTGACGCAGCAGGTCTGCGATGTCTGTGCGGTCTCCTTCGATCGCGTCTGCGTTGCCGCCCCGTCCTTCGGCGATCCCCAGATAGTGTCGCTCAATCCGCACCATCTGCACGATGTGCTCGACAACATCCTGCTGGTGGGGCGCGTCACGGGAACCGAAGAGCGCGCGTGCGCGCTGGTCGACGAGGCATACCGTCGGATTGGCCGCGTCGCGACGATCGCCGCGGGCCTGCGCGTCCGCCCGCGGACTGTCGTGCTGGAATGGCTCGACCCGCCCTATCGGGCTGGTCATTGGACGCCGGAAATCGTCCATCTCGCAGGCGGGGACGATCACGTCGGCCGGCCAGGGCAGGATGCGACGGTGGTGGACTGGCAGGAGGTCCTTGCGTTCGCGCCTGAGGTGATCATCATTGCGCAGTGCGGCTTTGATCTCGCGCGGTCAATGACCGAAGCGCGGCGGGTGCGCTGGCCTGCCGGCTGGGAAGCGGTGCCGGCAGTGCGCGCGGGTCGTGTCTACGTCGTCGACGGGAACTCGTATCTCAGCCGTCCGGGACCGCGGATCGTGGACAGCCTGGAGCTTGTCGCTGAAATCTTGCATCCCGAGGCCTTCGCCGGCCTGGCGCCTGCCGGAAGTTACTGTCGATTGACGTTCTAA
- a CDS encoding VOC family protein: MRHDVFGLGWFVRRSPEPAVLRHFYGEIIGLPTLREGEVSAYWAGETMALEIAPGGRIAPTYRDRAEAPCVPVFRVVSMNRIVERLKSAGVTFLNEPFERPHSVFAYFLDPAGNVTGLAERRRTSPRPEDIEAWRRWDSGRLTIPGVGALPPHLLPLGWVVLRCADVERVAQFFRDVVGLEVSHRTKDSVVFVAGEMTRIEIAPGGTPQPLPASHADVTDTFVLRVADADRCAAEFRSAGAQVVTPPFDVPHGRVAYFADPEGHLFGIQSRLPSSPRPEDREALARLERLRRSG, from the coding sequence ATGCGGCACGACGTTTTCGGGCTCGGCTGGTTCGTGCGCCGGTCGCCGGAGCCGGCCGTGCTGCGGCACTTCTACGGCGAGATCATCGGCCTGCCGACGCTCCGCGAAGGCGAGGTCAGCGCCTATTGGGCAGGCGAGACGATGGCGCTCGAAATCGCCCCCGGCGGCCGGATTGCGCCGACGTACCGTGACCGTGCCGAGGCACCGTGCGTTCCGGTCTTCCGCGTCGTCTCGATGAACCGGATTGTGGAACGACTGAAGAGCGCGGGCGTCACGTTCCTGAACGAGCCGTTCGAGCGTCCGCACTCTGTTTTCGCCTACTTTCTTGACCCGGCTGGGAACGTCACGGGCTTGGCCGAACGGCGGCGGACCAGCCCGCGGCCCGAAGATATCGAGGCATGGCGCCGATGGGATAGCGGCCGGCTGACCATCCCGGGGGTCGGTGCTCTCCCGCCTCATCTGCTGCCGCTCGGCTGGGTGGTGCTCCGCTGCGCCGATGTCGAGCGGGTGGCGCAGTTTTTCCGCGACGTCGTCGGCCTCGAGGTGTCGCACCGAACGAAGGACTCCGTCGTTTTCGTCGCCGGCGAGATGACGCGGATCGAAATCGCGCCGGGCGGGACCCCTCAGCCCCTGCCGGCCAGCCACGCCGATGTCACCGACACCTTTGTGCTGCGCGTCGCCGATGCCGATCGCTGCGCCGCCGAATTCCGCAGCGCCGGAGCGCAGGTCGTTACTCCGCCGTTCGATGTTCCGCACGGCCGGGTCGCCTACTTTGCTGACCCGGAAGGACACCTCTTTGGGATCCAGAGCCGGCTCCCCTCTTCTCCGCGGCCAGAAGATCGCGAGGCGCTCGCGCGCTTGGAACGACTGCGACGGAGCGGCTGA